One region of Pirellulales bacterium genomic DNA includes:
- a CDS encoding NAD(P)/FAD-dependent oxidoreductase — MITNNSTSAEQSVPVVVIGGGPGGSTVSTLIAQQGFAVQLFEREHFPRFHIGESLIPETYWVLERLNMLEKMKASPFVNKYSVQFVNANGKLSEPFYFVDHKPHDCSRTWQVVRSEFDKMMLDNAREHGVQVHEGTRVLEVLFEGERAVGVRFVDDAGQERIVRAQVVVDASGQSAMLASRLKLREIDPILKKGALWTYFEGAYRDTGRDEGATMVLQTKEKKGWFWYIPLHNNIVSVGVVSAFEELFRDRRDYETVYNEQLDLCPAAKERVSIGRRATGFFATKDYSYRSRVAAGDGWVLVGDAYGFLDPLYSSGVLLALRSGMVAADAIVEGLTKGDTSAAQLGKWAPAFNQGMDRMRRLVCEFYDGFSFGRFVKKYPHFKGHLTDLLIGDLFKDSVDEVIEPMNVIRAEMKQAAETETILHRPQ, encoded by the coding sequence GCAGGGATTTGCCGTGCAGCTTTTCGAGCGCGAGCACTTTCCTCGCTTTCACATCGGCGAATCGTTGATTCCCGAGACCTATTGGGTGCTCGAGCGGCTGAACATGCTCGAAAAGATGAAGGCCAGCCCGTTCGTCAACAAGTACAGCGTGCAATTCGTCAACGCCAATGGCAAATTGTCCGAGCCGTTTTACTTCGTTGATCACAAGCCGCACGATTGTTCGCGCACGTGGCAGGTGGTCCGCAGTGAGTTCGACAAGATGATGCTCGACAACGCCCGCGAACATGGCGTGCAGGTGCACGAGGGGACGCGCGTCTTGGAGGTGCTGTTCGAGGGCGAACGCGCCGTCGGCGTGCGCTTCGTGGACGACGCTGGGCAGGAGCGCATCGTACGTGCCCAGGTCGTTGTCGACGCCAGTGGCCAGAGCGCGATGCTGGCCAGCCGGCTCAAACTCCGCGAGATTGACCCGATCTTGAAAAAAGGGGCTCTGTGGACGTATTTCGAAGGCGCCTATCGCGACACCGGCCGCGACGAGGGGGCCACGATGGTCCTGCAGACCAAGGAAAAGAAGGGCTGGTTCTGGTATATCCCGCTGCACAACAACATCGTCAGCGTGGGCGTCGTCTCGGCGTTCGAAGAATTGTTTCGTGATCGCCGCGATTACGAAACGGTCTACAACGAGCAGCTCGATCTTTGCCCGGCCGCCAAGGAGCGCGTGTCGATCGGCCGCCGCGCGACCGGTTTTTTTGCCACTAAGGATTACTCGTACCGCTCGCGCGTCGCCGCCGGCGACGGCTGGGTCTTGGTGGGCGACGCGTACGGCTTTTTGGATCCGCTCTACTCGTCGGGCGTCTTATTGGCGTTGCGCTCGGGCATGGTCGCCGCGGACGCGATCGTCGAAGGGCTCACGAAAGGCGACACGTCCGCGGCACAACTCGGCAAGTGGGCGCCGGCCTTCAACCAGGGCATGGATCGCATGCGCCGCCTGGTGTGCGAATTCTACGACGGCTTCAGCTTTGGCCGCTTCGTCAAGAAATACCCGCACTTTAAAGGGCATTTGACCGACCTGTTGATCGGCGACCTGTTCAAGGATTCGGTCGACGAAGTGATCGAGCCGATGAACGTGATCCGCGCCGAGATGAAGCAGGCCGCCGAGACCGAGACGATTTTGCACCGGCCGCAATGA
- a CDS encoding DUF1598 domain-containing protein, which produces MRRTSMPALGNVARACVPIVVCAVLFWASASRAQQGLVTGFGGFVGAVGGVSIDTNGVLANAQRDNLNKLRDLRAKALGEVPGDLAVPTEMRKISLRGLMGVIEECRVNNRPLPDEVNFLAGLQRLHYVFVYPEQNDIVLVGFGEGWKISDSGEVVGANTGRAVLLLDDLLVALRSAMQAAQGGISCSIDPTAEGLRRYQEAMKYQQTIGPDPQATIRGIEQELGPQTITLTGVPPTSHFARVLVAADYRMKRLAMNFDPPPISGLPSYLQMVRPGQKGSAMPRWWLATNYEPLLTDADGLAWELRGPGVKAMTEEDFLLENGNIVHSGKASPTAQKWANNMTAKYDELSKRDAIFGQLRNCMDMAIVAALLFKENLPGKANLDLAPLTGENGLPVAAFAAPKQVDTQASFIKKGDNWIISASGGVLIHSWGEADRKEQSAKLDPIRAKAARASSGNAAAGDKATTGQHGSWWWN; this is translated from the coding sequence ATGCGCCGGACGTCAATGCCAGCTCTCGGAAATGTCGCGCGGGCTTGCGTGCCGATCGTCGTTTGTGCCGTTCTGTTCTGGGCCAGTGCGAGCCGCGCTCAGCAAGGTCTGGTCACCGGCTTCGGCGGTTTCGTCGGCGCGGTCGGCGGTGTATCGATCGATACCAATGGCGTCTTGGCCAATGCCCAGCGCGACAACCTTAACAAGCTGCGCGATCTGCGGGCCAAAGCCTTGGGCGAGGTGCCGGGCGACCTGGCCGTGCCAACCGAGATGCGAAAGATATCTCTGCGCGGCCTGATGGGCGTGATCGAAGAGTGCCGCGTGAATAATCGTCCGCTGCCGGATGAAGTGAACTTCCTGGCCGGTCTGCAGCGGCTGCATTACGTGTTTGTGTACCCCGAGCAGAATGACATTGTGCTGGTCGGCTTCGGCGAAGGGTGGAAGATCAGCGATTCGGGCGAAGTCGTTGGCGCGAACACAGGTCGCGCCGTGCTCCTGCTTGATGATCTTCTGGTGGCCCTGCGCTCGGCCATGCAGGCCGCGCAAGGAGGAATTAGCTGCTCGATCGATCCCACGGCCGAAGGGCTGCGCCGCTATCAAGAGGCGATGAAGTATCAGCAGACGATTGGCCCGGATCCGCAAGCCACGATCCGCGGCATCGAGCAAGAGCTGGGCCCACAGACGATCACGCTGACCGGGGTGCCGCCGACGAGCCATTTTGCCCGCGTGCTGGTGGCGGCCGATTACCGGATGAAGCGGCTGGCGATGAATTTCGATCCGCCGCCGATCTCGGGCTTGCCCAGCTATTTGCAGATGGTGCGGCCGGGCCAGAAGGGCTCGGCCATGCCGCGCTGGTGGCTGGCCACGAATTACGAGCCGCTGTTGACCGACGCCGACGGTCTGGCCTGGGAATTGCGCGGGCCGGGCGTGAAGGCCATGACCGAAGAAGACTTTTTGCTGGAAAACGGCAACATCGTACACTCCGGCAAGGCCAGCCCCACGGCACAGAAGTGGGCCAACAACATGACGGCCAAGTACGACGAGCTGTCGAAGCGCGATGCGATCTTCGGTCAGTTGCGCAACTGCATGGACATGGCGATCGTCGCGGCCCTGTTGTTCAAGGAGAACTTGCCCGGCAAGGCGAATTTGGACCTGGCGCCGCTTACCGGTGAAAACGGCCTCCCGGTCGCCGCGTTTGCCGCGCCGAAGCAAGTCGACACGCAAGCCAGCTTCATCAAGAAGGGGGATAACTGGATCATCAGCGCCTCGGGCGGCGTATTGATCCACTCCTGGGGCGAGGCCGATCGCAAGGAACAAAGCGCGAAACTCGACCCGATCCGCGCGAAGGCCGCGCGTGCTTCGTCGGGCAATGCGGCCGCCGGCGACAAGGCGACCACGGGCCAGCACGGCAGCTGGTGGTGGAACTAA
- a CDS encoding formylglycine-generating enzyme family protein, with protein sequence MFRPTRLCMMLFLLFAVSANVPALSAEPGRNADAGSFVGAKAGEERTVAGIKLCWCPAGRFLMGSPPSELERRPGENQVQVTLTKGFWTSKYETTQADWRRVMGALPGPVTEELPAGDELPVGNVNFAEAEAFCDKLTEIGHRAGELSREWVFRLPTEAQWEYACRAGTTTATSFGNSLSSKQANFKGQPYNGGEPGPSLGHAAKVGNYPANAWGLHDMHGNTFEWCRDWYHQRLPGGEDPDLHDAKDTATRSRNGDRSRARRGGAWTDDGWPCRSACRLRFEPERRYDHIGFRVVAVRP encoded by the coding sequence ATGTTTCGTCCGACGCGCCTGTGCATGATGCTGTTTTTGTTGTTCGCGGTGTCCGCCAATGTGCCGGCTCTTTCTGCCGAGCCCGGCAGGAATGCCGACGCCGGCTCGTTTGTTGGCGCGAAAGCCGGCGAGGAGCGCACGGTCGCTGGCATAAAACTCTGCTGGTGCCCCGCCGGAAGATTCTTGATGGGAAGTCCGCCGAGCGAGCTCGAACGCCGCCCCGGCGAGAACCAGGTGCAAGTCACGCTGACCAAGGGCTTCTGGACGTCAAAGTACGAGACGACCCAAGCCGACTGGCGGCGCGTGATGGGCGCACTGCCGGGCCCCGTGACCGAAGAGCTGCCCGCCGGAGACGAACTGCCAGTCGGCAACGTCAACTTTGCCGAGGCCGAAGCTTTTTGCGACAAGTTGACCGAAATCGGCCACCGCGCGGGCGAGCTATCGCGCGAGTGGGTCTTTCGCCTGCCGACCGAAGCACAGTGGGAATACGCCTGCCGCGCGGGAACGACCACGGCAACGTCATTCGGCAATAGCCTCAGCAGCAAGCAAGCGAATTTCAAAGGGCAACCCTATAACGGCGGTGAACCAGGACCGTCACTAGGGCACGCGGCCAAGGTCGGCAATTATCCGGCCAACGCTTGGGGGTTGCACGACATGCACGGTAACACATTCGAATGGTGCCGCGATTGGTACCACCAGCGCTTGCCGGGCGGAGAGGACCCCGATCTGCACGATGCCAAGGATACCGCCACCAGAAGCCGAAACGGCGATCGCTCACGCGCGCGCCGCGGCGGTGCTTGGACCGACGATGGTTGGCCGTGCCGCAGCGCGTGTCGCCTGCGCTTCGAACCCGAGCGGCGCTACGACCATATCGGCTTTCGCGTGGTGGCCGTGCGGCCGTAG
- a CDS encoding VWA domain-containing protein, whose product MSVRIPAALVALTLLTLAADTTGFVRADDQARTGKKVAVAKAVTKTAEDAAKDEFRAAKREIQGRLRSKQVPERIAAVRQLNVYRGVEAARLLVTVGLQDDEPSVRDAAYHQLLDFNDDLDIARYLLQVVKKDGRRADVNPTTFQLLAVLLASKSPDVEREVGTYLEKQTSSHEGLLFVQTFADELGEHGQVEDVSPLAKLTKLRVFAAEFGLRRAIAEALMKIGAPEAVGELVTLMERVQGEIRAEIVKHLIAVTGEDFGLEVAAWREWWKANKKEFQMAGAPRKDGTSVSMSRLGRESKFYGLSIHAQKMVFIIDTSGSMVQGGRLNAAKRELLQAIDGLTEDAQFSVLAFNGEVYAWRKQLMPANAAVKETAAHWVATLETGTNTASYDALEAGLQFDAEAIFFLTDGVPQGGNINNPADIVALITRGNRLKRMSIYTIGIGPQGGGFEQFLATLARQNWGAYRRVDQ is encoded by the coding sequence ATGTCTGTGCGGATACCAGCCGCTCTCGTGGCACTCACGCTGCTGACCCTGGCAGCCGACACGACAGGCTTCGTCCGCGCGGACGACCAGGCCCGAACGGGCAAGAAGGTCGCCGTCGCCAAGGCGGTTACGAAAACGGCCGAGGACGCGGCGAAGGATGAATTCCGCGCCGCCAAGCGCGAAATCCAGGGCCGACTGCGCAGCAAGCAAGTTCCTGAGCGGATCGCGGCGGTGCGCCAGTTGAACGTTTATCGCGGCGTCGAGGCGGCCAGGCTGCTGGTCACCGTCGGACTCCAGGACGACGAGCCCTCGGTCCGCGATGCCGCCTATCATCAGCTTCTCGACTTCAACGACGATCTCGATATTGCCCGCTACCTGCTTCAGGTGGTGAAGAAGGACGGGCGGCGCGCCGACGTGAACCCGACGACGTTTCAGTTGTTGGCCGTCTTGTTGGCTTCGAAGTCACCGGACGTCGAGCGCGAGGTCGGCACCTATCTGGAGAAGCAGACCAGCTCGCACGAGGGCCTGCTTTTCGTGCAGACGTTCGCCGACGAACTCGGCGAACATGGCCAGGTCGAAGATGTCAGCCCGCTCGCCAAGCTCACGAAATTGCGGGTTTTCGCCGCCGAATTCGGCCTGCGTCGGGCGATCGCCGAGGCACTCATGAAAATCGGCGCGCCCGAAGCGGTCGGCGAGCTCGTGACCCTCATGGAAAGAGTGCAGGGAGAAATTCGCGCCGAAATCGTCAAGCACCTGATCGCGGTGACGGGCGAGGATTTTGGCCTGGAGGTCGCGGCGTGGCGCGAGTGGTGGAAGGCCAACAAGAAAGAATTCCAGATGGCCGGCGCCCCGCGCAAGGACGGAACCAGCGTCTCGATGAGCCGACTGGGGCGCGAGTCGAAGTTCTACGGACTGTCGATCCATGCCCAAAAAATGGTCTTCATCATCGACACCTCGGGGAGCATGGTGCAGGGCGGACGTCTGAACGCCGCCAAGCGAGAGCTTTTGCAAGCCATCGATGGACTCACCGAAGACGCGCAGTTCAGCGTGCTGGCCTTTAACGGCGAGGTCTATGCCTGGCGGAAGCAGTTGATGCCGGCCAATGCCGCCGTCAAGGAAACCGCCGCGCACTGGGTCGCCACGCTCGAGACGGGCACCAACACGGCCTCGTACGATGCGCTGGAGGCCGGCCTGCAATTCGACGCCGAGGCGATTTTTTTCTTGACTGACGGTGTGCCTCAAGGAGGCAACATCAATAATCCGGCCGACATCGTGGCGCTGATCACCCGCGGCAACCGTCTGAAACGAATGTCGATTTACACGATCGGCATCGGCCCACAAGGCGGGGGTTTCGAGCAGTTCCTGGCGACACTCGCCCGGCAAAACTGGGGCGCCTATCGACGCGTCGACCAATAA
- a CDS encoding protein-L-isoaspartate(D-aspartate) O-methyltransferase, with the protein MNVRISCLCLLAALAVTTVCGLAPATAVDRSPEGIELSRQRMVTEDLIGGGITNTRVLQAMRNTPRHEFAPAKLFDKAYLDMSLPLGEHQTLTPPLLVAYMTEQLDPQPKDIVLEIGTGSGYQAAVLSPLVKEVYTIEIVDKLGKRAEKTLKKLKYDNIFTKIGDGFQGWPEKAPFDKIIFTCSPEKVPQPIIDQLKEGGRIIVPTGEPYQQVFHLLKKENGEITSEALRPTLFVPMTGKAASTREVKADPLHPTLTNPSFEEMLPDSGEPTGWYYLKQMEVVPASDAPEGKNIATFSNKEPGRPARALQGFAIDGRKIRQLQVSCMVKASDVTVGIAPDQLAQLSIMFLNENRAPSGTVTLGPWSGSFGWQKVTGKLKVPPAAREAIVNLGLLGGTGEVSFDDIQMIVTSGDN; encoded by the coding sequence ATGAACGTCCGGATTTCCTGCCTTTGCTTGTTGGCTGCTCTCGCCGTAACGACAGTGTGCGGTTTGGCGCCCGCGACCGCCGTGGATCGTTCGCCGGAAGGGATCGAGCTATCGCGTCAGCGCATGGTCACCGAGGACCTGATCGGCGGCGGCATCACGAACACGCGCGTCCTCCAGGCGATGCGCAATACGCCGCGGCACGAATTTGCCCCCGCGAAGCTCTTCGACAAGGCCTATCTCGATATGTCGCTGCCGCTGGGCGAGCATCAGACGCTGACGCCGCCCTTGTTGGTGGCCTACATGACGGAACAACTCGATCCGCAGCCCAAGGACATCGTGCTCGAAATTGGCACCGGCAGCGGCTACCAGGCCGCGGTCCTCAGCCCCTTGGTCAAAGAGGTTTATACGATCGAGATCGTCGACAAACTCGGCAAGCGCGCGGAAAAAACACTGAAGAAGCTGAAGTACGACAACATCTTCACGAAAATCGGCGACGGTTTTCAAGGTTGGCCCGAAAAGGCGCCGTTCGACAAGATCATCTTCACTTGCTCGCCCGAAAAGGTGCCGCAGCCGATCATCGATCAGTTGAAAGAAGGGGGCCGGATCATCGTGCCCACCGGCGAGCCGTATCAGCAAGTGTTTCACTTGCTCAAGAAAGAGAATGGCGAGATCACGAGCGAGGCCCTGCGGCCGACGCTGTTCGTGCCCATGACCGGCAAAGCCGCTTCGACGCGCGAGGTCAAAGCCGATCCGCTGCACCCGACGCTGACCAACCCCAGCTTCGAGGAGATGCTTCCCGATAGCGGCGAGCCGACCGGCTGGTATTACTTGAAGCAGATGGAGGTCGTGCCCGCGTCCGACGCTCCCGAAGGAAAGAACATCGCCACGTTCAGCAACAAGGAGCCGGGGCGTCCCGCGCGAGCCCTGCAAGGCTTTGCCATCGATGGCCGCAAGATCCGTCAGTTGCAGGTTTCGTGCATGGTGAAGGCCAGCGACGTGACGGTCGGCATTGCCCCCGATCAACTCGCGCAGCTGTCGATCATGTTTCTCAACGAAAACCGCGCCCCCTCCGGAACCGTCACGCTGGGGCCGTGGAGTGGCAGCTTCGGTTGGCAGAAAGTCACTGGCAAGCTCAAGGTCCCCCCGGCCGCCCGCGAAGCGATCGTCAACCTCGGCCTTCTCGGTGGCACGGGCGAGGTCTCGTTCGACGACATCCAAATGATTGTCACCTCGGGCGACAATTAA
- a CDS encoding sigma 54-interacting transcriptional regulator — protein sequence MLAYLVIREGSKWTDVFRLVPGQTVTVGRAPTNQIVIKDERCSRCHAELFQSEGRWTLRDLDSRNGTIVGDGLVRGDHPLTPGDIIHIGRSQLAFVDDLSKAFPDSGSASRPTPIAPEDAALETHQDVNVIDGHEPTTITHRRGQTKFLEPRDEDDNSVSKVGRAAAKLCRLAFELAKSPDAVAMAKLAIAGLFEGTQVDAGALLLLKRGAGPTAESLEVIASRTDTELPYYRVSSFLAATVLREGEAVLARNIMGDSSVSSRDSKGEIHATSVICAPIRRGRTIFGLIHLYSTNPSRNPDPDDLEFTLAVADTVAVALQNLHRRQELAENLNQARDENTQLRERLGAQSEIVGTSPAITRIIEEIARAAPSNATVLIRGESGVGKELVARAVHFSSPRRKGPFVCVNCAALAESILESELFGHERGAFTGAVEKKIGKFEASHKGTLMLDEIGEMSPTIQAKLLRVLEGHPFERVGGSESLKVDVRVIAATNRDLEKDVTEGRFRRDLYFRLHVLEIVVPALRKRPEDIPLLADYFFQRFIGETGRKLRGYTQRAMDQMQRYRWPGNVREMKNVIERAIVLAEGEYIDQQDLMLSKLPTTGDTTDVPSVPAEFVPCSLADVERRHILATLRATNWNKSQTASMLGIERSTLDRKIQRYDLQEAAPRRA from the coding sequence ATGCTGGCATATCTGGTGATTCGGGAAGGCTCGAAGTGGACGGACGTCTTTCGACTCGTCCCAGGGCAGACAGTGACCGTGGGACGAGCCCCCACGAACCAGATCGTCATCAAGGACGAGCGCTGCAGCCGCTGCCACGCCGAGTTGTTCCAGTCTGAAGGACGCTGGACCCTCCGCGACCTGGACAGCCGCAACGGCACGATCGTCGGCGACGGGCTGGTGCGCGGCGACCATCCGCTGACGCCGGGCGACATCATCCACATTGGCCGCTCGCAATTGGCCTTTGTCGATGACCTGTCCAAGGCGTTTCCCGATAGCGGCAGCGCCTCCCGACCTACGCCTATAGCGCCCGAGGATGCGGCGCTGGAAACTCATCAAGACGTGAACGTCATCGACGGGCACGAGCCGACTACGATCACCCATCGCCGCGGCCAGACGAAATTCCTCGAGCCGCGCGACGAAGACGATAACAGCGTCTCGAAAGTCGGCCGCGCGGCCGCCAAGCTCTGCCGACTGGCCTTTGAACTGGCAAAAAGTCCCGACGCCGTAGCCATGGCCAAGCTGGCGATCGCCGGACTGTTCGAAGGAACGCAAGTCGACGCCGGGGCACTCTTGCTCTTGAAGCGCGGCGCCGGCCCGACGGCCGAATCGCTCGAGGTGATCGCCTCGCGCACCGACACCGAGTTGCCCTACTACCGCGTGTCGTCGTTCTTGGCCGCGACTGTACTGCGCGAGGGCGAAGCGGTGCTCGCGCGCAACATCATGGGCGACAGCTCCGTGAGCAGTCGCGACAGCAAGGGCGAGATTCACGCCACCAGCGTCATCTGCGCGCCGATCCGCCGCGGCCGGACGATCTTCGGGCTGATTCATCTGTACTCGACCAATCCGTCGCGCAATCCCGATCCCGACGATCTGGAGTTCACGCTGGCCGTGGCCGACACCGTGGCCGTGGCCTTGCAAAATCTGCATCGCCGGCAGGAGCTAGCCGAAAACCTGAACCAGGCGCGCGACGAGAACACGCAACTGCGCGAGCGGCTGGGCGCCCAGAGCGAAATCGTGGGCACCAGCCCCGCGATCACGCGCATTATCGAAGAGATCGCCCGCGCCGCCCCGTCGAACGCCACGGTGCTGATCCGCGGCGAAAGCGGCGTGGGCAAGGAACTGGTGGCGCGGGCCGTACACTTCTCCAGCCCGCGGCGCAAGGGCCCGTTCGTGTGCGTCAACTGCGCGGCTTTGGCCGAGAGCATTTTGGAAAGCGAGTTGTTCGGCCACGAGCGCGGCGCCTTTACCGGCGCGGTCGAGAAGAAGATCGGCAAGTTCGAAGCGTCGCACAAAGGGACGCTGATGCTCGACGAAATCGGCGAGATGAGCCCCACGATCCAGGCCAAGCTGCTGCGCGTGCTGGAAGGGCACCCGTTCGAGCGCGTCGGCGGCAGCGAGTCGTTGAAGGTCGACGTGCGCGTGATCGCCGCCACGAACCGCGACCTGGAGAAGGACGTCACCGAGGGACGCTTCCGCCGCGATCTCTATTTCCGCCTGCACGTGCTCGAGATCGTGGTGCCGGCGCTGCGCAAGCGGCCCGAGGATATTCCGCTTCTGGCCGATTACTTCTTTCAGCGCTTTATCGGCGAGACCGGGCGCAAGCTGCGCGGTTACACGCAGCGGGCCATGGACCAGATGCAGCGCTATCGCTGGCCGGGCAACGTGCGCGAAATGAAAAACGTCATCGAGCGCGCTATCGTGCTGGCCGAAGGCGAATACATCGACCAGCAGGATCTCATGCTGTCGAAATTGCCCACCACCGGCGATACGACGGACGTGCCCAGCGTGCCGGCCGAATTCGTCCCCTGCTCGCTGGCCGACGTCGAGCGGCGGCATATCCTGGCCACGTTGCGGGCGACGAATTGGAACAAAAGCCAGACCGCCAGCATGCTGGGGATCGAACGCTCGACCCTCGATCGCAAGATTCAGCGTTACGATCTGCAAGAAGCTGCCCCCCGCCGCGCGTGA